The window ttatgaagCATTACACGGAACATATTTCATTACTGGTAACTAGAAGGTATCTTACTGGTTCAGTAAAATGCCACAAAACTCAGGTTGATGTTATTTTAGCCTCCTGTTAATAAACTTCTGTTGAATGTAATTTAGGAATcaaacaatcattttatttttgtcaaaagcgtTATGGAGAAGAAATAATCAAGTCAATTGTTGTTAGCATGCGGTAATTGACCAGAAATGTGGCAAGGCTTAAACTGTGCCCAAAActaattaaggtaataattgcttATACAACTAGcatggccactaaacccatGACTGGAAATATACCTTTAGTTTGCAAAAATCCTAAAACTCTGGAAAATTTACAGTGCGCGTTCACAAAGTATAAGTGCTTTCTACAGCAACGTAGTGTGGAATACCCAAAGTACACTTTCTCAagtagtaaacaattttgcaatTACCGATAATTCATCTTGTGAAGCTCATAGAGATCGGTCACGATTACTGTAGATTATAAAAAGGTTTTTTGTTACATTAGATCTGATTCAGTGCGGAATGTTATTATCTTATCCTAGAATGTACAGTACTGCACAAGACAAGATTAATTTGCTTATCAAAACACAGACCATGTTAGATACATGTAGCCTACAGTGAACACATTTTAATAACCAGAACTGAACTGTGTTATTACTGCACAttcattgaagcaattttctaTATCAATGGGATGACATATATCCCTTAGTAATTTAGCCGAGAATATAAGCTAAACTAAAAGTTTCTAGCGGACTTCTAATTACGTTAATTTATTGTCCTTTTTTACGAAAAAAACTGTGCCATTCAAATtagcaatcaataaaaaaaaacaacatcaagtttaatttttggGAAATACCCCTTTCAACGTTTTATTTTCCTAATTGCAAATTACAATAGTTTGTtgttaattataaaaaaatatttagtgcaaaaatttaatcctaaaattaaataacttaatactgtatttgtaaaattggtttactttgaaacttttctgtaattattattaacagtttTAATGTAAAGGAATACCCTGTTGGTTTTTCCAAGTTTGCAGTCAATGACTCGTTGCTATGCTACCTAATGACACATAATGGCGGTTTGGCTTTCAGACCGCTGCCACCAAGTCCAGGTATTTGACGAATACGTTTTAGAATACCGGTTACTATCCATTGAAGCTGTTGTTatgataaattcaaaattatgaGTTTCAtatgttaaaaataatatgataGTCTTAAGCACTCTACTCAGCCCGAAGATACAGATTGCGATGGGCGATTAATTGTATGACGAAAAACGGTATCTTATATGATATAGACTAAACTGTAGGCTGGCACTACTAGGCTGTTTcatctttttaaattttatttttgctgtttgttGACAACGTAATGCTAACTTGAAGATATGAGAAGGAAATGGAAACCATTGCTTTAATGGAATAATTTCATAAAGTTTGATCTTTCAAGAAAGTGCCAAAAAAAAGAGAATGGCAATGACTAAAACTCTTCCGTTTCCATCAgcaaaaaacagcaaaaaacaGAACTTACTGAGTGATCTTGTTGCACCCAGGGAAAGATTTGATGTTCCAAATCACATTCTTGATACTAGTAAGTTTACTTGGTAGGCCTATAACTTATAGCTTAAACCTATAGATGTTGGCTCATAAAATTGCGTCAGTTTTTTATTCTTAATACAATACAGATTTTTAGCAGAAAAAATGTCATGTATGCAAATTATGAACACTTGAACATGAACAATTACAAACATTTATGTACATTATAGCAACTgacatttcattttacataaaaaaaaaacatcaatcaAAATCTCTCAGTGCATCCAAAATGTTCTCAGCAACTAATGTAAGATCTGCTGCTATTATGTAACAGTATTCAATACGTCATGGTTATTCTATTTCTGCTACAAATTGCTAGCTGTTTAAAATATCATGCATCCAAGAACACAGTTATATAGTCTATGTTGTAACTACAACTCTTGCTGCTATcgtaaaatttacatatttaatAAGCCATTTAGTAATAAAACATAGTAATTGagtatatatatttacattAACTATGGTgcttaaattttaagttaGTTTTAAAAACCTAACATAGAAATTTACTGaagtttttttgtgttgtGTGCTTACAGAAATATTTAGCAAGCTTTCTCAGAACTCAGTTGCTAAGATTCAGCCAAGTGTGGTTCATTTCAATGGATACAAACTTGAtaagccacaaaaaacatcaatcaAAATTTGTAACTGCTCATCTGAGAAACAAAATCTTCATATTATTCCACCagctacaaaatattttaatattcatTATAAAAAACCTGTGAGTTCCCTTAAAAATTTATAGTTATAtctttttggtttatttttttccGGGTAGGCCTAATAGAAAAAAGGTTTCCATATTGGCGTTAGTatctttcatttatatttCTGAAAGTGTTTCAAGACAAACATTATCATCAGTTGAATCTTAGATTTAATTATCAGAAACTCAAattttaatggttttaataaaactgatttttattACATAGGACCGTTTTGTGCCTGGTTTTACCATTGAAATCACCATCACTTTTTTGGCGGACGAATGGAGATACTACTATGATTGTATTCGAATACAATGCAAGGTTAGTAATGGcttttttgtactttttcagtTGTTATTTACAGTAAACTGTATTTTACAAATTAGTCAACAACTTTCAACTTTCATGAATACATTTAATCAGGGCGAGGAAAACCTCCTTGTACCTTTGCATGCCTTTCCTGTTATGGACACTTCTAAATTTCCGAGAAAGCTTGTGTTTCCATCATCTGGAACAATTCTGGGTGAAAGTTGCTCAAAAATACTTCCACTGTCGTCTGATTGTCCGGTTGAATTTGAATTTCAAATTACAATCCTTCAATCACATCCATCTTTTAAGGTTGAACCTCTCTCAGGTAGAttcttgtttgaattttttaagcttttttttaaaagacaTTAAGTTTGTCTGCTTTACATGAtaacatacaacaaaataatgaaaacagAAGAATTTAAACCAGTGACCACTGACTTTTAtgaacttgggaattctttgttcatttttgAGAGGTTCATGAATTGTAGGTGTTGTTCCTGGAGAAGGTAAAACAAATATTCATGTCACTTTCACTCCCACTGAATACGTCACTGCACACATGGCAATGCAACTTGTCATTTCCCAATTTAACACAAAGCCGCTCTTGTGTGATGTTACTGCTAGCTGCTCTCCAACTGCAATGGTTCCACTGAGCAAGTAAGATTTGGGTGTCTTACTTCACTTTTTGATGCACCTAAGCATTTGAACTTACGCATTTTGTTATGTAAAAATACTtgtattaattgttttattgttgctCTGATTAGAGTGTGATATTAATGACATTAACTTAAATGATGTAACTATGGTAAACTGAGCTACAactacaaattatttttataaattaccTTATCATCTTTGTTAACATATTTTTCAGACTGTACAATCacatttttgcacaaaacGGTTCTTGCTAATTTTTAATCTATTTGTGCTTTACAAAAGCTTCTTTAAAATGCTTATAATACCTGGCCTCAGTTCTTGGGTTATATTGTCAGTAAATGTCCTTCAGTTTACTTTATCCTTATATGACAACTTAATAATTGCTCTCACAAGAAGATTTATAAAACCTTTGCTATGCCAATACtggtaaacaaaaatatttaaaaccttACTTAAATTGTGATATAAGAATGCTTGGTTGGTAAACAGGAATAATATTACCATAAAACAATGTGCAGTGCAATTATGAAGGATATGTAATTGGATTTTGAAATACATGCAACACtgattttcataaaattcctTCAATGTTGTGTCATAGATCAGTGAGAGATTTGGATGAACTTTATCGCCAAACAAAACTACTTGATCCTCGGTGCATTTCACCGATTCAAATAGCAAGGAGACGACAGAAAGATGGAAGGACAATAGTTCCAAAGCTTTCTAGTAAAAAGTGTTTCATTCAAACAAAAGCAATATgtaagtttgtttaatttgtattACAAGTAAATTTTCTCTGATAATTTTTTGAAGAAACACCAGCCAAGGAGTTTGAACATGATGGCCTTCAGTTTCCAACTCTTATCAACTCACAACATGCAGTAAACAGTGtattaattcaaaaaaagGGAAAGCGGCGTGTTAAGGACTTGCGTGAAGGTGGTGGATTTCTGTTCCCAAAATTACTAGTTGCATATGCCTATGTGTTGCAACTGCTGATCAGTGTTTTCCAGTTTTATATCTGTGAATGTTTTAGATCCTGTAGCAAAGTCCAATACTGCAGTTGCGGTTCAATCTTCAGAGTCAATGATTTCGGTGGAGAACACGAGGCAAATGAAAGAAGCTGCGTTTGAAAGAATTGTTAGACAGGATGTGGTTGAAGAAAGAGCCAATCAGCTTCGATGGTGTGTGTTTTTTTGTATACGCAATGAATAGATtaagaataaaaatacttcTACAACTTTAATGAAGTTGATTGTGTTTAAAAGGCAAGTTCATTTGGGTCAAGATCCTATGTCACATCAAGCAAAACTTGATGTTTTGCAACAGAGAGATCTAGCTAATGACGATtataaatttgtcaaaaagaaGTATCCTCGACCAGATGAGGAGTTGTGTCGTACCAGCACAACAACAACCTATAGACGAACGTGGAGAAAAGCAAACCAAGTATGGTAGTCatgaaaactttgttttagtATTTGGCATTACATTGCTTCCTTTATTAACTATTCGTACCTTGTTTAACCAGCATTCGATTATCCGATTGCCTGATGAAGCGGCTTTATGACGTAGCAGTATAATAAATCAAACAGACTGTGAAGCCTCCTGCAACTTTAGCTATACAGTGTGTCTGAtacagtctattctcattaaTGTTATTGTACTTGTAGTTCATCATTAAAAACCTAAGCtatatcttaaaatttttgagaTGGCTTCATATTCAAAATGCAACTTGAATTGTAAAACAATCGTTTTATACCTGTATTTTAAATGTAGGAATTCAATTATGCTTTTTTTTGCGTATTTGCtcaaatttctaaaaacattATCCCAACTAGACCTGATAATCAAGGAAGCACTGTAACAGCTGATGGGTATGTTTTCAAGCTTGATTGTTAGTGTGTATGCGGTtaatttgttaattaattaatttttttcaattcgtGTTTTAGGTACCTCAATCATCACCACATTTTGACTTGTACAAAAACAACCCTTGGTCTGTTCGACATAGAGCATTAACACGATTTCAGCAAGCAGCCAGAACTATTGTTATTCGTTGCCGGGCTGATAAGAAAGTAGTTATGTTGCGGAAGATGATAGAAGATTTTAAAAGTGGTTTATGTGTGTATTACGTTTTAGTGTATTCTTATAAACAGAAAGAAAGCTTTCTAAAGTGATTGTTGTCTCAATAGAACTGAAAAATGATTTACTGTCTTACTTCTCAAAGTAATTTAGCTACCATTTAATCTCGTCATAATAATAGCATTGATTTTAGTTTGAAAGCTATCATGTTGTAACAGTGGTTTATTTGCTTTCAGTGCCCGAATATTTACCCACAGTTACTAGTGATAATTCATTGTCAGCAGGATTGATGCCATTACAGGTTTGGAACTTTTATTCATACAAATATGCTTTAGTTGACAGGGGGAAATGTAGTGCAAGTAATCTGACAACATTAAGATACTAgtaaaattcattaaaatatgCTTGTATGTGTAGAGCGCAAGAAACTCGCAGGATGAATATTCTGTTGAAGATCTATTGGTAAACTTTACCCCGGAAACTGTGAAGCCGTTTACATTTCCTGTCTATGTGTCACCTGACACTAAAGATGACATTGTAAGTTAaaatatgactaatgtatacaTTTGTAGAAATCTTTACTACATTTGTCACTGACATTAGTAGCCATGTTAGAAATTGTTCATTTTACTGTCACTGTATTTACAAAGGCTCCTGATGCACTTGGAGAAGTTCCAGTCGAACTCGCTAAAGTGAATCCAAAAAGATATGTCCCATTTGTTGATTTGGTTGTTCCTCGTTACTATGAATTGGCAGGGTATAAACGACATGATGTCTCCGAAGCATTTCATAATTATGTGCCACCTGGACTTGCAAGACCTTTACGCACTGGAGCAGAGGTTGTAAATATATTGTGTTTGCTACATTTATTATTGGCTTATTGGTATTGCTTTCCATAAAATAAAGACTAAACAAGAAATGGGCAACACTCTTACTATTAAAAAATAGATGTTGTTTAAATAAGTTTATACAGAATGGTTGTTGGTTATTTCACCATATTGCACCTTTTGATCAAAGGATGAAATCATACAAGTGACTCTTCCACCACATCTCGAGCAAAACAAATCTGCTTACATAGCTGAGCTTCTTGACAAACCAATCCCATCAGGAGATGAAAGCAGTGAAgcaatttttagcaaattaTTAGAAGAAAAGACCGAAGTGATGATGGAACCTCAGGAAGAGACTCGGTCATCTGGTTTAATCCCTCCAAGTGGATTGTTTAAGAATCCGCGCTATCATAAACTTCATATATTTGTGAGTGattttattgcttaaaattAGTATGCTAACTATTTTGATTGTTAACATAACAAGCTCTCCTCATTCCAGAACGCTTATTAAAATACTCAGAAAGCATCACAAATAACCTACTTTTCGTAAAATGCTTGTTCTGTTTCATTAGAATCCGGTTCCTGGAGTAACACATCATTACCTTCCCATTGCACAAACAGAAGTTGATCCAGATTATCATCTCTGTCCAATTCCTCGGTATGATGTGTTTTATCAACGAAACACTAAATTATAGTTCACTTATTACAGCTCAGATGATAGCACGGATGACAAAAAATATGATTGAAGTAGTTGACTGATGTATGAACAACACgtagtttaaaataaaatcattgatttaaaaattttaaatacaaatatttagaCTGCCCTGTTAGGAAGACTAGGTTGAAACAAACTTACCTGAAATAGGATTTAATATATGTATCACTGTGTATATACTTACATATTGCTTGGAAGTAATACCATGTTGAAATGATTATCGTTACATGATACTTTTTGTCTAAACAGCTACACAAGATTGCCAGGAGCTAACAAATTTCTGGATAGAAAGGTATATTTTGCTCAACAGCAAGGTGTTGTATCACATTCCTGCACAAGTTGTGTTTTGTTCTAGGATGTTATTAAAGGAATGATGTCTTGGAAGAAGTTTTCGTCACATGGTTTAGGAGCTCTTGCTCAGGCACAAACCCTTACTGATGTATGGCTTCCACGCTGGTAAGTCCATAAAAATATTGTCCTGCATTATAATGCATTCGCTTTGTTATACCAAAAAGTATGGAAAAACGaatgtaaaaattgttttatggAAGAGTTAGTTATTTGGGCCATTACTTGgttactttttcaatggttaacagctgaacatttttgtcaGTGCAGTCGATTTGAGATGAATGTTAATGTATTGATGATGTTTTACATGTTATAATTGATTTGGTGCCACCATGTACTTCTTGATTATTCTTGTTACACAAAATATACCTCA of the Clavelina lepadiformis chromosome 7, kaClaLepa1.1, whole genome shotgun sequence genome contains:
- the LOC143464970 gene encoding cilia- and flagella-associated protein 221-like, with amino-acid sequence MAMTKTLPFPSAKNSKKQNLLSDLVAPRERFDVPNHILDTKIFSKLSQNSVAKIQPSVVHFNGYKLDKPQKTSIKICNCSSEKQNLHIIPPATKYFNIHYKKPDRFVPGFTIEITITFLADEWRYYYDCIRIQCKGEENLLVPLHAFPVMDTSKFPRKLVFPSSGTILGESCSKILPLSSDCPVEFEFQITILQSHPSFKVEPLSGVVPGEGKTNIHVTFTPTEYVTAHMAMQLVISQFNTKPLLCDVTASCSPTAMVPLSKSVRDLDELYRQTKLLDPRCISPIQIARRRQKDGRTIVPKLSKTPAKEFEHDGLQFPTLINSQHAVNSVLIQKKGKRRVKDLREDPVAKSNTAVAVQSSESMISVENTRQMKEAAFERIVRQDVVEERANQLRWQVHLGQDPMSHQAKLDVLQQRDLANDDYKFVKKKYPRPDEELCRTSTTTTYRRTWRKANQVPQSSPHFDLYKNNPWSVRHRALTRFQQAARTIVIRCRADKKVVMLRKMIEDFKSGLLPEYLPTVTSDNSLSAGLMPLQSARNSQDEYSVEDLLVNFTPETVKPFTFPVYVSPDTKDDIAPDALGEVPVELAKVNPKRYVPFVDLVVPRYYELAGYKRHDVSEAFHNYVPPGLARPLRTGAEDEIIQVTLPPHLEQNKSAYIAELLDKPIPSGDESSEAIFSKLLEEKTEVMMEPQEETRSSGLIPPSGLFKNPRYHKLHIFNPVPGVTHHYLPIAQTEVDPDYHLCPIPRYTRLPGANKFLDRKDVIKGMMSWKKFSSHGLGALAQAQTLTDVWLPRWSDCFSQGMIPLNTPQLLQEFPKNDEINLLDDEESQSPNFCLLTADMIRAQFCTEDELKKEWEKSQQEEGSKEETTALSQIPGENIGPTFSRDKRQAELEKVVQAKYDKLGEQIREHLKTLDLDCDT